A region of Bacillus cabrialesii DNA encodes the following proteins:
- the atpG gene encoding ATP synthase F1 subunit gamma: protein MASLRDIKSRITSTKKTSQITKAMQMVSAAKLNRAENNAKSFVPYMDKIQEVVSNVGRVSGNVKHPMLLSREVKKTAYLVITSDRGLAGAFNSSVLRSAYQAMQERHQSKDEYAVIVIGRVGRDFFKKREIPIISELTGLGDEVTFTEIKDLARQTIQMFIDGAFDELHLVYNHFVSAISQEVTEKKLLPLSDLGSVGGKRTASYEFEPSEEEVLEVLLPQYAESLIFGALLDSKASEHAARMTAMKNATDNAKELIDSLSLSYNRARQAAITQEITEIVGGAAALE, encoded by the coding sequence TTGGCCTCATTACGCGATATTAAGTCAAGGATCACGTCAACAAAAAAAACGAGCCAGATTACAAAAGCCATGCAGATGGTATCTGCGGCTAAGCTGAATCGTGCTGAAAACAACGCAAAATCATTTGTGCCATATATGGATAAGATTCAAGAGGTTGTGTCGAACGTCGGGAGAGTTTCCGGCAACGTAAAGCATCCGATGCTTCTCAGCAGAGAAGTGAAAAAGACGGCATATCTTGTCATTACGTCTGACCGCGGTCTTGCCGGCGCTTTTAACAGTTCGGTTTTACGAAGTGCTTATCAGGCCATGCAAGAACGTCATCAATCTAAGGATGAGTATGCGGTGATCGTCATCGGAAGAGTGGGCCGTGATTTCTTTAAAAAACGTGAGATTCCGATCATTTCCGAGTTAACAGGACTTGGAGATGAAGTAACGTTTACAGAAATTAAGGATCTTGCCCGACAAACGATCCAAATGTTTATAGATGGTGCGTTTGATGAATTGCACCTTGTTTATAACCATTTTGTCAGCGCCATTTCTCAAGAAGTAACGGAGAAAAAACTTCTGCCGTTATCTGATTTGGGCAGCGTCGGCGGAAAGAGAACGGCGTCTTATGAATTTGAACCGTCTGAAGAGGAGGTTCTGGAGGTTTTGCTTCCTCAATATGCGGAAAGCTTAATCTTCGGCGCGCTTCTTGACAGTAAAGCAAGTGAGCACGCTGCAAGAATGACGGCGATGAAAAACGCGACAGACAACGCGAAGGAACTTATCGATTCACTTTCGCTTTCTTACAACCGCGCTCGCCAAGCAGCCATCACACAAGAAATTACGGAAATTGTCGGCGGAGCAGCCGCTTTAGAATAG
- the atpA gene encoding F0F1 ATP synthase subunit alpha, which yields MSIKAEEISTLIKQQIQNYQSDIEVQDVGTVIQVGDGIARVHGLDNCMAGELVEFSNGVLGMAQNLEESNVGIVILGPFSEIREGDEVKRTGRIMEVPVGEELIGRIVNPLGQPVDGLGPILTSKTRPIESNAPGVMDRKSVHEPLQTGIKAIDALIPIGRGQRELIIGDRQTGKTSVAIDAILNQKDQDMICVYVAIGQKESTVRGVVETLRKHGALDYTIVVTASASQPAPLLYLAPYAGVTMAEEFMYNGKHVLVVYDDLSKQAAAYRELSLLLRRPPGREAFPGDVFYLHSRLLERAAKLSDAKGAGSITALPFVETQAGDISAYIPTNVISITDGQIFLQSDLFFSGVRPAINAGLSVSRVGGSAQIKAMKKVSGTLRLDLASYRELEAFAQFGSDLDQATQAKLNRGARTVEVLKQDLNKPLPVEKQVAILYALTKGHLDDIPVADIRRFEEEYYMYLDQNHKELLDGIAKTGNLPADEDFKAAIEGFKRTFAPSN from the coding sequence ATCAAAGCTGAAGAGATTAGCACGCTGATAAAACAGCAAATACAAAATTATCAATCTGATATTGAAGTTCAAGACGTAGGTACAGTCATCCAAGTCGGTGACGGTATTGCTCGTGTACACGGCCTTGACAACTGTATGGCCGGTGAACTTGTCGAATTTTCAAACGGTGTTTTGGGTATGGCTCAAAACCTTGAAGAATCAAACGTAGGTATCGTCATCTTAGGACCTTTCAGTGAGATCCGCGAAGGAGACGAAGTAAAAAGAACAGGCCGCATCATGGAGGTTCCTGTCGGTGAAGAACTAATCGGCCGTATTGTGAACCCATTAGGTCAGCCGGTAGACGGACTTGGCCCGATCCTTACAAGCAAAACACGTCCGATCGAAAGCAATGCACCAGGCGTTATGGACCGTAAATCTGTTCATGAACCGCTTCAAACAGGTATTAAAGCGATCGATGCACTGATCCCAATCGGCCGCGGCCAGCGTGAGCTGATCATCGGTGACCGCCAAACAGGTAAAACATCTGTTGCGATCGATGCGATCCTGAACCAAAAAGACCAAGACATGATCTGCGTATACGTTGCGATCGGTCAAAAAGAATCAACAGTCCGCGGCGTAGTAGAAACATTGCGTAAGCACGGCGCGCTTGATTATACAATCGTTGTAACGGCGTCTGCGTCACAGCCGGCACCGCTTCTGTACCTGGCTCCGTATGCAGGGGTTACAATGGCAGAAGAATTTATGTACAACGGCAAGCACGTTCTTGTTGTATACGATGATCTTTCTAAACAAGCGGCTGCTTACCGTGAGCTGTCCTTGCTTCTTCGCCGTCCGCCAGGCCGTGAAGCGTTCCCTGGGGATGTATTCTACCTTCATTCCCGTCTGCTTGAGCGTGCAGCAAAGCTGAGCGACGCGAAAGGCGCAGGATCAATTACAGCTCTGCCGTTCGTAGAAACACAAGCCGGAGATATCTCTGCTTATATTCCGACGAACGTTATTTCCATCACCGACGGACAGATCTTCCTGCAATCTGATTTGTTCTTCTCGGGCGTGCGTCCAGCGATCAACGCCGGATTGTCTGTATCCCGTGTCGGCGGTTCAGCGCAAATCAAAGCGATGAAAAAAGTATCAGGAACTTTGCGTCTTGACCTTGCGTCATACCGTGAGCTGGAAGCATTCGCTCAATTCGGATCTGACCTTGACCAAGCAACTCAGGCGAAACTGAACCGCGGTGCGCGTACAGTTGAAGTGCTGAAGCAGGATCTGAACAAGCCGCTTCCGGTTGAAAAGCAAGTAGCCATTCTTTATGCGCTGACAAAAGGACATCTTGATGATATTCCTGTAGCGGATATCAGACGTTTTGAAGAAGAGTACTACATGTACCTTGACCAAAACCATAAAGAACTGCTTGACGGAATTGCGAAAACAGGAAACCTTCCTGCTGATGAAGACTTCAAAGCTGCAATCGAAGGCTTCAAACGCACATTTGCACCAAGCAACTAA